The Candidatus Synechococcus calcipolaris G9 nucleotide sequence GAGTCGCACCTATACCTATCGGGCGGAACTCGAAGAACTTGAGCCCTACGATGACGAGGAAGAGGATGAGATTCCCCTAAGGCGCATTCGCGGTAGCCGTGATACCAGTCGCTCTCGCTACGCCGATGACTATGAACAGGAAGAACCCCCCGTGGGTCGCTTACCCTCCCGTCGCAATCCGCCACCGCGGCCGGAACGGCCAGAGCGGAGCCCATCTCCCCGCAGGTCTCGCCCCGCCCCCAGTACCTATGAGCCACCAGTCAGGGATGCGGATGTCCAGGATGAACCCTACCGTCCCCCCAGTCGCCGCAGTGTCCGCCCAAGCGATCGCCGCCCACCCAATCCAGGGAATCCACTGCCCACCCGCCCCGATCGCCCCACCGAACCCCCAGCAGCAAATCGCCCTCGGCGACGACGGCCCCGGCCCCGCCCAGAAGCATCCAACCAAAATGCCACGGATTACGTCCCCTACCAGCCCATTGATTCACCGGGAAATGATGAAATAGATAATTCCGACAATTTTGACGATAATAATTAACGTTCCAACAACAATAAAATAGTGAA carries:
- a CDS encoding Ycf66 family protein → MVEGLIHLSGGLNHPLLGQIVNVGLGPAGIMGIGLAVGGAALYFLRSMRPELARDHDIFFAAVSILCGGILFFQGWRLDPILLFGQFLLTGSAAFFAVESIRLRSVATEQARRNTPIVDEDRPVSRTYTYRAELEELEPYDDEEEDEIPLRRIRGSRDTSRSRYADDYEQEEPPVGRLPSRRNPPPRPERPERSPSPRRSRPAPSTYEPPVRDADVQDEPYRPPSRRSVRPSDRRPPNPGNPLPTRPDRPTEPPAANRPRRRRPRPRPEASNQNATDYVPYQPIDSPGNDEIDNSDNFDDNN